One Cucurbita pepo subsp. pepo cultivar mu-cu-16 chromosome LG09, ASM280686v2, whole genome shotgun sequence DNA window includes the following coding sequences:
- the LOC111802652 gene encoding protein COFACTOR ASSEMBLY OF COMPLEX C SUBUNIT B CCB2, chloroplastic: MEFVFSIAKRGKIMSCTILSPDPLIRLSSTHRFRAKNGSKSPVITARLDDSKNSPNRQLNLSVLRFTLGIPGLDESYLPRWIGYGFGSLLLLNHFVGSNSAAPITSAQLRTEALGISLAAFSIALPYLGKFLEGAVPSGEATLPEGAEQIFVLSQNVSDNVKDDLAWATYILLRNTNSISVLIQIQGELCVRGYWNSPNDISGTDLLAWFEEQLQSIGLSALNDALYFPQISESGLWQMLPKGTRSVLVQPVAQNLNQSGNEMEKIGGFILVASSLSYAFSDKDRAWIRALATKFDNGDISGGSRKFTLSNEQRR; the protein is encoded by the exons ATGGAATTTGTTTTCTCGATTGCCAAACGGGGAAAGATAATGAGCTGCACAATTCTCTCTCCCGACCCGTTAATTCGGTTGTCATCCACTCACCGATTTCGCGCTAAAAATGGGTCGAAGAGTCCAGTGATTACTGCTCGTCTTGACGATTCTAAGAACTCGCCCAATCGCCAACTCAATCTCTCTGTTCTTCGCTTCACACTTG GGATTCCTGGATTGGATGAGTCTTACTTACCCAGATGGATTGGTTATGGATTTGGTTCGCTTCTGCTTTTGAATCATTTTGTTGGTTCGAATTCAGCTGCTCCCATCACCTCAGCACAGTTA agAACTGAGGCTTTAGGCATTTCCTTGGCTGCATTTTCTATTGCACTCCCCTACTTGGGAAAGTTTCTTGAG GGTGCAGTTCCATCTGGCGAAGCTACCCTCCCTGAAGGTGCCGAGCAAATATTTGTCTTGTCACAAAATGTATCGGATAATGTGAAGGATGACTTGGCTTGGGCAACATACATCTTGCTGCGCAATACAAACAGTATATCAGTG TTAATACAGATTCAAGGGGAGTTATGCGTTCGAGGATACTGGAATAGTCCAAATGATATATCAGGAACAGATTTACTTGCTTGGTTTGAGGAGCAGCTTCAGAGCATTGGCCTATCTGCATTAAATGATGCCCTCTACTTTCCTCAGATTTCAG AATCTGGACTTTGGCAAATGCTGCCTAAGGGCACTCGCTCAGTTTTGGTACAGCCAGTGGCTCAAAATCTAAACCAAAGTGGCAATGAGATGGAAAAGATTGGAGGGTTCATATTGGTGGCTTCAAGTTTAAGTTATGCATTTAGTGATAAAGATAGAGCCTGGATAAGAGCTCTTGCTACCAAGTTTGATAATGGGGACATATCGGGGGGAA GTCGAAAGTTCACTCTGTCCAATGAACAACGGAGATGA
- the LOC111802654 gene encoding uncharacterized protein LOC111802654: MAALACSFPLQCLKTQRKSNPLSHLEFASLQSNIKSKETGVVDFTQPSKVYENVKQDVPSSDASQIANNLLNLGQNCNREDISTGDWQRDKMLEKIEFECTA, translated from the exons ATGGCGGCCCTGGCTTGCTCATTCCCTTTACAGTGTCTAAAAACTCAGAGAAAAAGCAACCCACTATCACATCTTGAATTCGCTTCTCTTCAGAGTAATATCAAG TCAAAGGAAACAGGAGTTGTTGATTTTACCCAACCTTCTAAAGTATATGAGAACGTGAAGCAG GATGTGCCATCTTCAGATGCATCTCAAATAGCTAACAACCTCTTAAACTTGGGCCAGAACTGCAACAGAGAAGATATTTCAACCGGAGACTG GCAAAGGGACAAGATGTTGGAGAAGATCGAGTTCGAGTGCACAGCCTAG
- the LOC111802672 gene encoding BAG family molecular chaperone regulator 3-like isoform X2 — MMKMKTKTTGLSQIKGSSAVGDGGGDGQLMDWELRPGGMLVQKRNADSDRESTPAPPTIRVRVKYGSNCHELSISSQATFGELKKMLVGPTGLHHQDQKLFFKKKERDSKAFLDISGVKNKSKIVVMEDPISQERRYVEMRKNAKMEKASKSISEISLEVDKLAGQVSALESVICKGGKVAENDVLNLIDLLMNELLKLDAILGDGDVKLQRKMQVKRVQKYVETLDLLKIKNSMATIQTQTHTTTNNSNHQRQTSRPSFANNKLSTIQEEQQQQPHDDLIDLDDSVQCRQSPPHSTRSTVSSSTMVTTKWEIFDSSSSVAPAEHPVPPPRFNWEFFD; from the exons atgatgaaaatgaagacgAAAACGACAGGGCTGTCTCAGATTAAGGGTAGTTCCGCAGTCGGTGACGGTGGTGGAGACGGTCAGTTGATGGATTGGGAATTACGGCCAGGGGGAATGCTTGTTCAGAAGAGAAACGCTGATTCCGACCGGGAATCAACTCCGGCGCCGCCGACGATTAGAGTTAGAGTCAAATACGGCTCTAATTGCCACGAACTTAGTATCAGTTCACAAGCCACATTTG GGGagttgaagaagatgttgGTCGGACCGACAGGATTGCACCATCAAGATCAGAAGCtgtttttcaagaaaaaagagagagattcaaAGGCGTTTCTGGACATTTCTGGAGtgaaaaacaaatcaaagatTGTTGTAATGGAAGACCCAATTAGCCAAGAAAGAAGGTATGTTGAGATGAGGAAGAACGCCAAAATGGAGAAAGCTTCAAAATCTATATCAGAAATCAGCTTGGAAGTTGATAAACTTGCAGGACAG GTTTCTGCATTGGAATCTGTGATTTGTAAAGGTGGGAAGGTTGCTGAGAATGATGtgttgaatttgattgatttgttGATGAATGAATTGCTTAAATTGGATGCCATTTTGGGAGATGGAGATGTCAAATTGCAGAGGAAAATGCAG GTAAAAAGAGTGcaaaaatatgttgaaactCTTGATTTGTTGAAGATTAAGAACTCCATGGCTACAATTCAAACACAAACTCACACCACCACCAACAATTCTAATCATCAAAGACAAACAAGTAGGCCTTCCTTTGCAAACAACAAACTATCAACAATTCAAGaggagcagcagcagcagccccATGACGACCTTATCGACCTTGACGATTCTGTACAATGTCGGCAATCTCCTCCGCATTCGACGAGGTCGACGGTGTCCTCCAGTACCATGGTGACAACAAAATGGGAGATATTTGATTCGTCCTCATCGGTTGCACCCGCCGAGCATCCCGTCCCACCGCCGAGGTTCAACTGGGAATTCTTCGATTGA
- the LOC111802672 gene encoding BAG family molecular chaperone regulator 3-like isoform X1: protein MMKMKTKTTGLSQIKGSSAVGDGGGDGQLMDWELRPGGMLVQKRNADSDRESTPAPPTIRVRVKYGSNCHELSISSQATFVAGELKKMLVGPTGLHHQDQKLFFKKKERDSKAFLDISGVKNKSKIVVMEDPISQERRYVEMRKNAKMEKASKSISEISLEVDKLAGQVSALESVICKGGKVAENDVLNLIDLLMNELLKLDAILGDGDVKLQRKMQVKRVQKYVETLDLLKIKNSMATIQTQTHTTTNNSNHQRQTSRPSFANNKLSTIQEEQQQQPHDDLIDLDDSVQCRQSPPHSTRSTVSSSTMVTTKWEIFDSSSSVAPAEHPVPPPRFNWEFFD, encoded by the exons atgatgaaaatgaagacgAAAACGACAGGGCTGTCTCAGATTAAGGGTAGTTCCGCAGTCGGTGACGGTGGTGGAGACGGTCAGTTGATGGATTGGGAATTACGGCCAGGGGGAATGCTTGTTCAGAAGAGAAACGCTGATTCCGACCGGGAATCAACTCCGGCGCCGCCGACGATTAGAGTTAGAGTCAAATACGGCTCTAATTGCCACGAACTTAGTATCAGTTCACAAGCCACATTTG TTGCAGGGGagttgaagaagatgttgGTCGGACCGACAGGATTGCACCATCAAGATCAGAAGCtgtttttcaagaaaaaagagagagattcaaAGGCGTTTCTGGACATTTCTGGAGtgaaaaacaaatcaaagatTGTTGTAATGGAAGACCCAATTAGCCAAGAAAGAAGGTATGTTGAGATGAGGAAGAACGCCAAAATGGAGAAAGCTTCAAAATCTATATCAGAAATCAGCTTGGAAGTTGATAAACTTGCAGGACAG GTTTCTGCATTGGAATCTGTGATTTGTAAAGGTGGGAAGGTTGCTGAGAATGATGtgttgaatttgattgatttgttGATGAATGAATTGCTTAAATTGGATGCCATTTTGGGAGATGGAGATGTCAAATTGCAGAGGAAAATGCAG GTAAAAAGAGTGcaaaaatatgttgaaactCTTGATTTGTTGAAGATTAAGAACTCCATGGCTACAATTCAAACACAAACTCACACCACCACCAACAATTCTAATCATCAAAGACAAACAAGTAGGCCTTCCTTTGCAAACAACAAACTATCAACAATTCAAGaggagcagcagcagcagccccATGACGACCTTATCGACCTTGACGATTCTGTACAATGTCGGCAATCTCCTCCGCATTCGACGAGGTCGACGGTGTCCTCCAGTACCATGGTGACAACAAAATGGGAGATATTTGATTCGTCCTCATCGGTTGCACCCGCCGAGCATCCCGTCCCACCGCCGAGGTTCAACTGGGAATTCTTCGATTGA
- the LOC111802299 gene encoding protein DETOXIFICATION 49-like — protein sequence MCRVSCSNPSRLCGDDDEVAYLNSINHSLKPSNMHFTNPLIPQPPTSQQTHHKPTKQIDTHFSLALGEAFSIAQIAFPMILTSLLLYSRSLISMLFLGRLGELSLAGGSLALGFANITGYSILSGLAIGMEPICGQAFGAKKFTLLGLALQRTILLLSLISIPISILWLNVKPILLICKQDESIAHHAQLFLLYSVPDLFAQSLIHPLRIYLRTQSITLPLTFCATFSIFLHIPINYFLVSYLNLGIRGVAIAGVWTNFNLVASLILYIVIFQVHKETWGGFSLECFKEWGKLLNLAIPSCVSVCLEWWWYEIMILLCGLLLNPKATVASMGILIQTTALIYIFPSSLSFSVSTRVGNELGAEQPKKAKLAAIVGLSCSFVLGISALFFAVSIRKIWTSMFTEDKEIIALTTMVLPIIGLCELGNCPQTTGCGVLRGTARPKIGANINLGCFYLVGMPVAVGLSFYGGFDFRGLWLGLLAAQGCCAAAMLVVLGFTDWEFEAIRAKKLTGSGDEAVEAQSLIPKNKEDCC from the coding sequence ATGTGTCGTGTAAGTTGTTCGAACCCCAGCAGATTATGCGGCGACGACGATGAAGTTGCTTACCTTAACTCAATTAATCACTCTTTGAAGCCTTCCAATATGCATTTTACAAACCCTTTGATCCCTCAGCCCCCGACATCCCAACAAACCCACCATAaaccaaccaaacaaattGATACCCATTTCTCCTTGGCCCTTGGAGAGGCCTTTTCCATCGCCCAAATCGCCTTCCCCATGATCCTCACCAGCCTCCTTCTCTACTCCCGCTCCCTCATTTCCATGCTCTTCCTCGGCCGCCTTGGCGAGCTCTCTCTCGCCGGCGGATCCCTCGCTCTCGGCTTTGCCAACATCACCGGCTACTCCATTCTCTCTGGCCTCGCCATCGGCATGGAACCCATCTGCGGACAAGCCTTCGGCGCCAAGAAATTCACTCTCCTTGGCCTTGCTCTGCAGAGGACCATTCTTCTCCTCTCCTTGATTTCAATACCCATTTCAATTCTCTGGCTCAACGTCAAGCCTATCCTTTTGATTTGCAAACAGGACGAATCCATTGCCCACCATGCTCAATTGTTCCTTCTCTACTCTGTTCCTGACCTCTTCGCTCAATCCCTCATCCACCCACTTCGAATTTACCTCCGAACCCAATCCATAACACTCCCTCTCACTTTCTGCGCCACTTTTTCGATCTTTCTCCACATACCcatcaattattttcttgtttcttatctCAATTTGGGCATTCGAGGAGTTGCAATAGCAGGGGTTTGGACAAACTTCAACTTGGTGGCTTCTTTGATTCTCTATATAGTAATCTTCCAAGTTCATAAGGAAACATGGGGAGGATTCTCGCTTGAATGCTTCAAAGAATGGGGGAAGCTTCTCAATTTGGCAATTCCAAGCTGCGTATCCGTCTGCCTCGAGTGGTGGTGGTATGAAATCATGATCTTGCTCTGTGGCCTGCTGCTAAACCCCAAAGCCACGGTGGCGTCAATGGGCATTTTGATTCAAACCACGGCATTGATTTACATATTCCCATCTTCGTTGAGCTTCAGCGTGTCGACAAGGGTGGGGAATGAATTGGGAGCAGAGCAACCAAAGAAGGCAAAATTAGCCGCCATTGTTGGGCTGTCTTGCAGCTTCGTATTGGGAATCTCTGCCCTGTTTTTCGCAGTTTCGATAAGAAAGATTTGGACGAGTATGTTCACAGAAGATAAAGAGATCATAGCACTAACGACGATGGTGCTCCCCATAATCGGACTCTGCGAGCTCGGGAACTGCCCACAGACGACGGGCTGCGGCGTATTGAGAGGAACAGCCAGGCCTAAAATCGGGGCGAATATAAATTTAGGATGTTTTTATTTGGTGGGTATGCCAGTGGCGGTGGGGCTATCATTCTACGGTGGGTTCGATTTCCGGGGACTGTGGCTGGGACTACTGGCGGCGCAGGGATGCTGTGCGGCGGCGATGTTGGTAGTTTTGGGCTTTACAGATTGGGAATTTGAAGCGATTAGAGCTAAGAAGCTAACCGGTAGCGGCGATGAAGCGGTGGAAGCTCAATCACTTATTCCTAAGAACAAGGAAGATTGCTGCTAA
- the LOC111802001 gene encoding putative two-component response regulator ARR21 — protein sequence MGEVCEGVKFVDIHVLLVDDDATSLAVVSAMLRVCKYQVVTLKNPMEALDTLRARKGFFDLLLTDLHMPQLSGLQLQKQVMQEFKLPVIMMSADEKPSVILKSLEEGVAFYMVKPISLNDVKHVWQYAITPKKVSPDQTTTIIPHELSIQIQKSSFKNSSSSPSCSRREIKSKSSEPKNKKAKESKVAKNSIAMRKPKVIWTNSLHNRFLQAIKLIGLDKAVPKKILEFMNVPGLTRENVASHLQKYRIFLKRVAEKGARSMKIYCDNVLQRSNSAAPHVQYPLYRSKLQAQHPNFPQNQQLMVPLNNQSPTLGSFKQPTPQNPNLEGASMENPLAHFWNQKYSTLLTINKLNFPNFNGDQNFVLVRNENPKCSSDGTGRTTGEDRMICSSRNGVCNVQASDDLNNGGCASIGSYFGQFEGTNQLLPVVSNINVEKNVLVSSEEEVGNDNIWKAANESNAFGDIGEDQSYFDVLSDIFMGHNDTQTSLQVRFRT from the exons ATGGGTGAAGTTTGTGAAGGAGTAAAGTTTGTGGATATTCATGTGTTGTTGGTGGATGATGATGCTACCTCTCTAGCCGTGGTGTCCGCCATGCTTAGAGTTTGCAAATACCAAG TTGTGACGCTCAAGAATCCAATGGAAGCACTTGATACTCTTAGGGCAAGAAAAGGGTTCTTTGATCTTCTTCTCACTGATCTTCACATGCCTCAATTGAGTGGCCTTCAATTACAGAAGCAAGTAATGCAGGAATTCAAGCTTCCCGTCATCA TGATGTCAGCTGATGAAAAGCCTAGTGTGATATTGAAGAGTTTAGAGGAAGGTGTTGCATTTTACATGGTAAAGCCAATAAGCCTAAATGATGTCAAACATGTATGGCAATATGCTATTACACCCAAGAAGGTTTCACCTGATCAAACAACAACCATTATCCCACATGAACTGTCCATCCAGATTCAGAAATCTTCGTTTAAGAACTCGAGTTCTTCGCCGTCTTGTTCGAGAAGGGaaatcaaatctaaatctTCAGAACCCAAGAACAAGAAGGCCAAGGAAAGTAAGGTTGCTAAGAATTCCATTGCAATGAGAAAGCCAAAGGTTATTTGGACAAATTCACTTCACAATCGGTTTCTTCAAGCCATTAAACTGATAGGGCTTGACA aGGCTGTCCCAAAGAAGATCCTTGAGTTCATGAATGTTCCTGGCTTGACTAGAGAAAATGTTGCCAGCCATTTACAG AAGTACAGAATTTTCTTGAAAAGAGTGGCAGAAAAGGGTGCTCGTTCAATGAagatatattgtgataatgTATTGCAAAGATCAAATTCTGCTGCACCTCATGTTCAATACCCATTATACAGATCAAAATTGCAAGCCCAACATCCAAATTTCCCTCAAAATCAACAATTAATGGTTCCTTTAAACAACCAATCTCCTACTTTGGGCTCCTTTAAACAACCAACccctcaaaaccctaatcttgaaGGAGCTTCCATGGAAAACCCTTTGGCCCATTTTTGGAATCAAAAGTACTCAACTCTTTTGACAATCAACAAACTTAACTTCCCTAATTTCAATGGGGATCAAAATTTCGTGTTGGTAAGAAATGAAAACCCTAAGTGTTCGAGCGATGGAACAGGAAGAACAACTGGAGAGGATCGAATGATTTGTTCGAGTCGAAATGGGGTATGCAATGTGCAAGCTTCTGATGATCTCAACAATGGGGGTTGTGCATCAATAGGGTCATATTTTGGGCAATTTGAAGGTACAAATCAACTTTTACCAGTGGTTTCTAACATAAATGTGGAGAAAAATGTGTTAGTTTCATCAGAAGAAGAGGTGGGGAATGATAATATTTGGAAAGCAGCTAATGAGAGCAATGCCTTTGGTGATATTGGTGAAGACCAAAGTTATTTTGATGTTCTTAGTGACATTTTCATGGGGCACAACGACACTCAAACTTCTTTACAGGTTCGTTTTCGTACATAA
- the LOC111801982 gene encoding traB domain-containing protein isoform X1, which yields MAVKATFFFLSSSSMEALKSTAIPIFRPYPFSIATKSMKPIKVSIRPPPSDFDFRVEISRDSRAAIAEAHPELLDLVDDGTLVLVEKRRFGPVPAWRAEFVEPEAIWLVATSHISPKSVKDVERVVRAVKPDNVVVELCRSRAGIMYTLETGEPHQKLKSNMFSLSGDGFLGAVGRSINLGGQTALALRLLLAVFSSKISSDVNRPFGSEFRAARKASEEVGAQIVLGDRPIEITLERAWNALTWNQKLSLVSSVIRGITSQSNVSQSNDEEAGRDGSSLQLYEQLSCSYPSLLQPLIHERDTYLAWSLKRSKAVNKSKRVVGVIGRGHMNGVIYAIISDQGDLRFRDVAGKRAGETSNGFVSSLLQSLVRDTIIGVVFWVLYEQLKQLHLVP from the exons ATGGCCGTTAAAGctaccttctttttcttatcttcttcATCCATGGAGGCTCTCAAATCCACGGCTATTCCCATTTTCAGGCCCTACCCATTTTCAATCGCGACCAAATCTATGAAACCCATCAAGGTTTCCATTAGACCGCCTCCATCGGACTTCGATTTCCGAGTTGAAATCTCTCGGGATTCCAGAGCCGCCATTGCTGAAGCTCACCCTGAGTTGCTTGATTTGGTTGACGATGGCACGTTGGTTTTGGTCGAGAAGAGGAGATTCGGCCCTGTTCCTGCTTGGAGAGCCGAATTTGTGGAGCCGGAAGCGATATGGTTGGTCGCAACTTCGCATATTTCGCCCAAATCGGTTAAGGATGTCGAGCGAGTGGTTCGAGCAGTGAAGCCCGATAATGTGGTCGTCGAGCTTTGCCGGAGCAG AGCTGGAATCATGTATACATTAGAAACTGGTGAGCCACACCAAAAACTAAAGTCCAACATGTTCTCCTTGAGTGGAGATGGTTTCTTGGGTGCTGTTGGTCGCAGCATAAACCTAG GAGGCCAAACAGCTCTTGCTTTGCGCCTGCTTTTAGCTGTTTTTTCCTCCAAAATTTCATCAGATGTC aacCGTCCTTTTGGCAGTGAG TTTCGGGCTGCTCGTAAAGCATCTGAAGAAGTTGGTGCTCAAATAGTTCTAGGGGATCGGCCAATTGAAATAACT CTAGAAAGGGCATGGAACGCTTTGACATGGAACCAGAAGTTGAGCTTAGTAAGCTCAGTTATCCGTGGAATAACTTCACAATCTAATGTTTCTCAGAGCAATGATGAG GAAGCAGGTAGAGATGGGAGTTCCTTGCAGCTGTATGAGCAGCTCAGTTGTTCATATCcatctcttcttcaacctcttATTCATGAACGAGACACT TACCTTGCATGGTCTCTAAAGCGAAGCAAGGCGGTGAACAAGAGTAAAAGGGTGGTGGGGGTGATTGGAAGAGGCCATATGAACGGCGTCATCTATGCCATCATATCAGATCAAGGAGACTTGCGATTTCGAGACGTTGCAGGTAAGAGAGCTGGGGAAACCTCCAATGGCTTTGTTAGCAGTCTGTTGCAGAGCTTGGTTAGAGACACTATCATTGGTGTTGTCTTCTGGGTTTTATATGAACAATTGAAACAACTACATTTAGTGCCTTAG
- the LOC111801982 gene encoding traB domain-containing protein isoform X2, whose amino-acid sequence MWSSSFAGADICSRAGIMYTLETGEPHQKLKSNMFSLSGDGFLGAVGRSINLGGQTALALRLLLAVFSSKISSDVNRPFGSEFRAARKASEEVGAQIVLGDRPIEITLERAWNALTWNQKLSLVSSVIRGITSQSNVSQSNDEEAGRDGSSLQLYEQLSCSYPSLLQPLIHERDTYLAWSLKRSKAVNKSKRVVGVIGRGHMNGVIYAIISDQGDLRFRDVAGKRAGETSNGFVSSLLQSLVRDTIIGVVFWVLYEQLKQLHLVP is encoded by the exons ATGTGGTCGTCGAGCTTTGCCGGAGCAG ACATTTGTTCCAGAGCTGGAATCATGTATACATTAGAAACTGGTGAGCCACACCAAAAACTAAAGTCCAACATGTTCTCCTTGAGTGGAGATGGTTTCTTGGGTGCTGTTGGTCGCAGCATAAACCTAG GAGGCCAAACAGCTCTTGCTTTGCGCCTGCTTTTAGCTGTTTTTTCCTCCAAAATTTCATCAGATGTC aacCGTCCTTTTGGCAGTGAG TTTCGGGCTGCTCGTAAAGCATCTGAAGAAGTTGGTGCTCAAATAGTTCTAGGGGATCGGCCAATTGAAATAACT CTAGAAAGGGCATGGAACGCTTTGACATGGAACCAGAAGTTGAGCTTAGTAAGCTCAGTTATCCGTGGAATAACTTCACAATCTAATGTTTCTCAGAGCAATGATGAG GAAGCAGGTAGAGATGGGAGTTCCTTGCAGCTGTATGAGCAGCTCAGTTGTTCATATCcatctcttcttcaacctcttATTCATGAACGAGACACT TACCTTGCATGGTCTCTAAAGCGAAGCAAGGCGGTGAACAAGAGTAAAAGGGTGGTGGGGGTGATTGGAAGAGGCCATATGAACGGCGTCATCTATGCCATCATATCAGATCAAGGAGACTTGCGATTTCGAGACGTTGCAGGTAAGAGAGCTGGGGAAACCTCCAATGGCTTTGTTAGCAGTCTGTTGCAGAGCTTGGTTAGAGACACTATCATTGGTGTTGTCTTCTGGGTTTTATATGAACAATTGAAACAACTACATTTAGTGCCTTAG
- the LOC111801983 gene encoding ethylene-responsive transcription factor ERF025, whose amino-acid sequence MSDDTQSSSSSSSSSSSNRHPKFRGVRSRSGKWVSEIRQPRQTTRIWLGTYPTPDMAAAAYDVAALALKGPDASLNFPDALLSYRIPSSTSPSDIRAAAALAAAARHPDTAPAPAAHTHPVGGSGFSSDATAAAAAGEFVDEEELLNMPNLLVDMAEGMLVSPPRIKSLSSDDSPTNSPGDGLWSYSQ is encoded by the coding sequence ATGTCTGACGATActcaatcttcttcttcttcttcttcttcttcttcttctaatcGCCACCCCAAGTTCCGTGGAGTCCGTAGCCGAAGTGGCAAATGGGTCTCTGAAATCCGCCAGCCTCGACAGACCACTCGCATTTGGCTTGGTACCTACCCTACTCCTGACATGGCTGCAGCCGCCTACGACGTAGCTGCCCTCGCCCTTAAAGGCCCTGATGCCTCTCTTAATTTCCCAGACGCTCTCTTATCCTATCGCATTCCTTCCTCCACTTCCCCTTCTGATATCCGCGCCGCTGCTGCTCTTGCCGCTGCTGCCAGACACCCCGACACAGCTCCTGCTCCTGCTGCACATACCCACCCTGTTGGTGGGTCTGGGTTTTCCTCTGACGCTACAGCCGCCGCTGCCGCCGGGGAGTTCGTGGACGAGGAAGAACTACTGAACATGCCCAATTTACTGGTGGACATGGCTGAGGGAATGCTGGTGAGTCCACCACGGATCAAGTCGCTGTCTTCCGATGACTCTCCCACAAATTCTCCAGGGGATGGATTATGGAGCTACTCCCAATAA